A single region of the Plantactinospora soyae genome encodes:
- a CDS encoding acyltransferase domain-containing protein produces MDLDDTAARLGVPVEDIDRVHRLAGDRPSAPLPAKADAPAILERLAVRPDDAAEIMAGWPDPGSPLWTIELRWLLDRSIALVRADLGGHGWLPPGPELPRERGPAWRHLYVYAYLALVDVVRSYHRDHGIADDVSWATLADLGRNLAVDRRMNREGWPVMQSWLTLHARGGLYELGRLQHQRGGTAIDLHISESGPLTPEAITASLDQARAFFPRHFPDERYTAFSCGSWLLDPQLLEYLPGDSNILRFQRRFELEPYQEPDGLDADVEVLRFVFRTLSTPLDQLPRHTVLQRAIVDHLAAGRHWQIRRGRFPV; encoded by the coding sequence GTGGATCTGGACGACACCGCCGCCCGGCTCGGGGTACCCGTCGAGGACATCGACCGCGTACACCGGCTCGCCGGCGACCGGCCGTCGGCCCCGCTGCCCGCCAAGGCCGACGCGCCCGCGATCCTCGAACGGCTCGCGGTACGGCCGGACGACGCCGCCGAGATCATGGCGGGCTGGCCCGACCCCGGCTCTCCACTCTGGACCATTGAGCTTCGCTGGCTGCTCGACCGCTCGATCGCCCTGGTCCGCGCCGATCTCGGCGGCCACGGCTGGCTGCCGCCCGGTCCGGAACTGCCCCGCGAACGGGGCCCGGCCTGGCGGCACCTCTACGTGTACGCGTACCTGGCCCTGGTCGACGTCGTCAGGAGCTATCACCGCGACCACGGCATCGCCGACGACGTGTCGTGGGCGACCCTCGCGGACCTGGGCCGCAACCTCGCGGTCGACCGGCGGATGAACCGTGAGGGCTGGCCGGTCATGCAGAGCTGGCTGACGCTGCACGCGCGCGGCGGCCTCTACGAGCTCGGCCGGCTGCAGCACCAGCGCGGCGGCACCGCCATCGACCTGCACATCTCCGAATCGGGGCCGCTGACCCCGGAGGCGATCACGGCATCGCTCGACCAGGCCCGGGCGTTCTTCCCACGCCACTTTCCCGACGAGCGCTACACGGCGTTCAGCTGCGGCTCGTGGCTGCTCGACCCGCAGCTGCTGGAGTACCTGCCCGGGGACTCCAACATCCTCCGGTTCCAGCGGAGGTTCGAGCTGGAGCCCTACCAGGAGCCGGACGGGCTGGACGCCGACGTCGAGGTACTGCGGTTCGTGTTCCGCACCCTGAGCACGCCGCTCGACCAGCTGCCGCGCCACACCGTGCTCCAGCGCGCGATCGTCGACCACCTGGCAGCCGGCCGCCACTGGCAGATCCGACGCGGCCGCTTCCCGGTCTGA
- a CDS encoding glycoside hydrolase family 2 TIM barrel-domain containing protein yields the protein MSPIHHQYAPGFGRRPARSVFSSDAPRLSLNGQWRFRLSPSVAAAGAPPAAVDLDDSDWDLLTVPGHWQLQGHGKPIYTCCTFPFPVDPPYVPDENPTGDHRLVFEVPASWPESAAVLRFDGVDSCFAAWLNGEPLGWSTGSRLPAEFDVTAHLRPGRNVLAVRVHQWSAGSYLEDQDMWWLSGIFRDVSLLARPAGGIEDFSVTADYDHRTGRGLLRVDTPVPALLSIPELNLVDVPGAGPYEVDAVQPWSAERPRLYRGTLRTDTERVEVAVGFRTVAVVDGILTVNGRRIVFRGVNRHEWHPERGRALIEDDMRADVLLLKQHNVNAVRTSHYPPHPRFLALCDELGLWVVDECDLETHGFCEVGWRGNPSDDPRWREAYLDRMARMVERDKNHPSVIIWSLANESGSGDNLRAMAEWTRRRDPSRPIHYEHDLDSRYVDVYSRMYLPVDEVDAIGRRAEPPLSDPDADAHRRGLPFILVEYAHAMGNGPGNLAEYQALFDAYPRCQGGFVWEYLDHGIRRTHEDGRGYFAYGGDFGEELHDGNFVVDGLFFPDRAPSPGAIQYKKVIEPVRVDVDAGQVRITNRYDMVDLSHLEFQWRWDEAGTPVATGVLPVPAVLSGQTVLVAAPALPHGAVEAYLTVSAVLAGDEPWAPAGHEVAWGQAQMCPPPVPPAGVPDTPAGSEPTTSFGPTTGSGPRLGAAEFDAVTGRLRRLGDLVLTGPQLDLWRAPVDNDRFLHEQWRAYGLHRLRHRLIGVDAGDGQLVVRTRVAPAGRDLGILATYRWAPDDDGLLLRLEVRPEGEWPFPVPRLGLRLAVPAALRDVEWYGRGPGEAYADSWQAARVGRYAMTVEQMQTPYVRPQENGCRADVRWATLTGPDGAGLRFEGRPVFQLTARPWSSEDLDAARHTIDLVPRDAVHVNLDLAQHGLGSGSCGPGVLAQYELRPDPVTFLVSVRPHRAGDGGGACRSDQHAAPPCTPATTVAYNESGD from the coding sequence GTGTCGCCAATCCACCATCAGTACGCACCGGGATTCGGCCGCCGGCCGGCACGGTCGGTCTTCTCCTCCGACGCCCCGAGGCTCAGCCTCAACGGCCAGTGGCGGTTCCGGCTCTCGCCGAGCGTGGCCGCTGCCGGGGCGCCCCCCGCCGCCGTCGACCTCGACGACTCGGACTGGGACCTGCTGACCGTACCCGGGCACTGGCAGCTACAGGGCCATGGGAAGCCGATCTACACCTGCTGCACGTTCCCGTTTCCGGTGGATCCGCCGTACGTGCCGGACGAGAACCCGACCGGCGACCACCGCCTGGTCTTCGAGGTGCCGGCGTCCTGGCCGGAGTCGGCAGCGGTACTGCGCTTCGACGGCGTGGACTCCTGCTTCGCCGCCTGGCTCAACGGCGAGCCGCTGGGCTGGTCCACCGGCAGCCGACTGCCCGCCGAGTTCGACGTCACCGCCCACCTGCGCCCGGGCCGCAACGTGCTCGCGGTACGGGTGCACCAGTGGTCGGCCGGCAGCTACCTGGAGGACCAGGACATGTGGTGGCTGTCCGGCATCTTCCGCGACGTGAGCCTGCTCGCCCGGCCAGCCGGTGGGATCGAGGACTTCTCCGTCACGGCCGACTACGACCACCGGACCGGACGCGGGCTGCTGCGCGTCGACACACCGGTACCGGCCCTGCTCAGCATCCCCGAGTTGAACCTGGTCGACGTCCCCGGCGCCGGGCCGTACGAGGTCGACGCCGTGCAGCCGTGGTCGGCCGAGCGGCCCCGGCTGTACCGGGGCACGCTGCGTACCGACACCGAGCGGGTCGAGGTCGCCGTCGGGTTCCGCACGGTAGCCGTCGTCGACGGGATACTCACGGTCAACGGGCGCCGCATCGTCTTCCGGGGGGTCAACCGGCACGAGTGGCACCCCGAGCGGGGTCGTGCGCTGATCGAGGACGACATGCGTGCCGACGTACTGCTGCTCAAGCAGCACAACGTGAACGCCGTCCGGACCAGCCACTACCCGCCGCACCCCCGGTTCCTGGCGCTCTGCGACGAGTTGGGGCTGTGGGTGGTGGACGAGTGTGACCTGGAGACGCACGGCTTCTGCGAGGTCGGCTGGCGCGGCAACCCCAGCGACGACCCGCGGTGGCGGGAGGCGTACCTGGACCGGATGGCCCGGATGGTGGAGCGGGACAAGAACCACCCCAGCGTCATCATCTGGTCGCTGGCCAACGAGTCGGGCTCCGGGGACAACCTGCGGGCGATGGCCGAGTGGACCCGCCGCCGCGACCCGTCCCGCCCGATCCACTACGAGCACGACCTCGACAGCCGCTACGTCGACGTCTACAGCCGGATGTACCTGCCGGTGGACGAGGTCGACGCGATCGGCCGGCGCGCCGAGCCGCCGCTGTCCGATCCGGACGCCGACGCCCACCGCCGTGGGCTGCCGTTCATCCTCGTCGAGTACGCCCACGCGATGGGCAACGGTCCGGGCAACCTGGCCGAGTACCAGGCGTTGTTCGACGCGTACCCCCGTTGTCAGGGCGGTTTCGTCTGGGAGTACCTCGACCACGGCATCCGCCGGACGCACGAGGACGGGCGCGGGTACTTCGCCTACGGCGGTGACTTCGGCGAGGAGTTGCACGACGGCAACTTCGTCGTGGACGGGCTCTTCTTCCCCGACCGCGCCCCCTCGCCCGGCGCGATCCAGTACAAGAAAGTCATCGAGCCGGTACGCGTCGACGTCGACGCCGGGCAGGTGCGGATCACCAACCGGTACGACATGGTGGACCTGTCCCACCTGGAGTTCCAGTGGCGGTGGGACGAGGCGGGGACACCCGTGGCCACCGGAGTGCTGCCCGTGCCGGCGGTGCTGTCCGGGCAGACGGTGCTGGTGGCCGCTCCGGCGCTGCCGCACGGCGCCGTGGAGGCGTACCTCACCGTCTCGGCCGTGCTCGCCGGCGACGAGCCGTGGGCGCCGGCCGGGCACGAGGTCGCCTGGGGCCAGGCGCAGATGTGCCCGCCGCCCGTGCCGCCGGCCGGGGTTCCGGATACACCAGCCGGCTCCGAGCCGACCACCAGCTTCGGGCCGACCACCGGCTCCGGCCCGCGCCTCGGTGCGGCGGAGTTCGACGCGGTCACCGGCCGGCTGCGCAGACTCGGCGACCTCGTCCTGACCGGCCCACAACTGGACCTGTGGCGGGCACCCGTCGACAACGACCGCTTCCTGCACGAGCAGTGGCGGGCGTACGGCCTGCATCGGCTACGGCACCGGCTCATCGGTGTCGATGCGGGCGACGGTCAGCTGGTGGTCCGTACCCGGGTCGCCCCGGCCGGCCGCGATCTCGGCATCCTCGCCACCTACCGTTGGGCGCCCGACGACGACGGACTGCTCCTGCGGCTCGAGGTGCGGCCGGAGGGGGAGTGGCCCTTCCCGGTGCCCCGGCTCGGCCTGCGTCTCGCGGTGCCCGCCGCCCTGCGCGACGTCGAGTGGTACGGGCGTGGACCGGGTGAGGCGTACGCGGACTCCTGGCAGGCCGCCCGGGTCGGCCGGTACGCCATGACCGTGGAGCAGATGCAGACGCCGTACGTCCGTCCGCAGGAGAACGGCTGCCGTGCCGACGTACGCTGGGCGACCCTGACCGGTCCGGACGGCGCCGGCCTGCGTTTCGAAGGCCGGCCGGTCTTCCAGCTGACCGCCCGTCCCTGGAGCAGCGAGGATCTGGACGCGGCCCGGCACACGATCGATTTGGTGCCCCGCGACGCGGTCCACGTCAACCTGGATCTCGCCCAGCACGGGTTGGGCAGCGGATCGTGCGGACCCGGCGTGCTGGCGCAGTACGAGCTGCGCCCCGACCCGGTGACCTTCCTGGTGTCGGTCCGTCCGCACCGGGCCGGGGACGGCGGCGGGGCCTGCCGGAGCGACCAGCACGCGGCGCCACCGTGCACGCCGGCAACGACGGTGGCCTACAACGAGTCAGGCGATTGA
- a CDS encoding ABC transporter permease produces MRYYLRKLTFYLVALWSALTLNFLIPRMLPGDPVDILLAKLQQRGGAVDPSTRRAYELLLGTDSGESLPRQYVGYLGNLARGQLGISVSDFPAPVSSVIATSLPWTVVLVGLATLLSVLIGTGLGVLVGWRRGTWLDSLLPATTVLSAVPYFWLALILVAVLGSGLGWFPLLGGYDVTLTPGWNGPFLSSAVYHGVLPALTIVLSSAGAWLLGTRNMMVSTMAEDFVLTARAKGLRDSRIMAWYAARNAVLPTAAGFAISLGFVVAGSIVTEQVFAYPGIGAKLLQAVQSNDYALMQGIFLVITITVLGANLLVDLLYGLVDPRVRAGG; encoded by the coding sequence ATGCGCTACTACCTGCGGAAGCTGACGTTCTACCTGGTCGCCCTCTGGTCGGCGCTGACCCTGAACTTCCTCATTCCCCGAATGCTGCCCGGCGACCCGGTGGACATCCTGCTGGCAAAGCTCCAGCAGCGCGGCGGCGCCGTCGACCCGTCGACCCGTCGCGCGTACGAACTGCTGCTCGGTACGGACAGCGGCGAGTCGCTGCCGCGCCAGTACGTCGGCTACCTGGGCAACCTGGCACGCGGTCAGCTCGGCATCTCGGTGAGCGACTTTCCCGCGCCGGTCTCGTCGGTCATCGCCACCTCGCTGCCGTGGACCGTCGTACTGGTGGGCCTGGCCACGCTGCTGTCCGTGCTGATCGGCACCGGCCTCGGTGTGCTGGTCGGATGGCGGCGCGGCACCTGGCTGGACTCCCTGCTGCCCGCGACCACCGTGCTGTCGGCCGTGCCGTACTTCTGGCTGGCGCTGATCCTGGTCGCGGTCCTCGGCTCGGGGCTGGGCTGGTTTCCGCTGCTGGGCGGGTACGACGTCACCCTCACGCCGGGGTGGAACGGGCCGTTCCTGTCCTCCGCCGTCTACCACGGGGTGTTGCCCGCGCTCACCATCGTTCTCTCCTCGGCCGGTGCGTGGCTGCTGGGTACCCGCAACATGATGGTGTCGACGATGGCCGAGGACTTCGTGCTGACCGCGCGGGCGAAGGGACTGCGGGACAGCCGCATCATGGCCTGGTACGCCGCCCGCAACGCGGTCCTGCCGACCGCCGCCGGCTTCGCCATCTCACTGGGGTTCGTGGTCGCCGGCTCCATCGTCACCGAGCAGGTGTTCGCGTACCCGGGCATCGGCGCCAAGCTGCTGCAGGCCGTGCAGAGCAACGACTACGCCCTGATGCAGGGCATCTTCCTGGTCATCACGATCACCGTGCTCGGCGCGAACCTGCTGGTCGACCTGCTGTACGGCCTGGTCGACCCGCGGGTACGGGCCGGCGGCTGA
- a CDS encoding ABC transporter substrate-binding protein, which translates to MLCRTRASGLRASAVLVAAALVIAACGSSDDDGSGDADATLVAYTGQSSDYQINFNPYSSSIGGIGTIFEPLFYFNILRAAEPEPRLATNYSWNTDGTQLSITLRENVAWSDGQKFTARDVLFTLDLLTRHKEMNGAGFDGHATAPDETHVVVTFDRPSFVRGPQVLGRIYIVPEHKWKDIDNPATDTLSSPVGTGPYTLAEFKPQAFTYAANPNYWGGAPAVKKVRFLALSGNQSGEQALRARQVDWQSAPVPDVKNIEKNYPGYKALITPLNQMVLATCSNPALGCAGPQTDPAVRQAIYHGLHRTQTNTLAFEGTSSEISPGFGLLARDNAVISSRLRNRVAPMQPDTARARQLLEDAGYRRNGDGVYAKGGSQLSLTVKTVAGWADYITALSTMAQQLKQVGIKLTVEQLSWNEWTSQRQSGRFQLIMDSLNQGPAPDPYYLYSYFFGTQGTAKVGGKASTNWSRFSDPQVDRALAALTTLDPKNTAARQGHLDTVQTRVEESMAYIPVLTQGTVTEYHAAKFTGWPTGDAPYAMPAVWQSPDNAEVMKRLKPVGS; encoded by the coding sequence ATGCTGTGCAGGACAAGAGCGTCGGGACTACGTGCCTCGGCCGTGCTGGTCGCGGCGGCACTGGTCATTGCGGCCTGCGGGTCGTCCGACGATGACGGGTCGGGTGACGCAGACGCCACCCTCGTCGCGTACACCGGCCAGTCCAGTGACTACCAGATCAACTTCAATCCGTATTCGAGCAGCATCGGCGGGATCGGGACCATCTTCGAGCCGCTGTTCTATTTCAACATCCTGCGGGCCGCCGAACCCGAACCACGCCTGGCCACGAACTACTCCTGGAACACCGACGGCACGCAGCTGTCCATCACCCTGCGGGAGAACGTTGCCTGGTCCGACGGCCAGAAGTTCACCGCGCGGGACGTGTTGTTCACCCTGGACCTGCTGACCCGGCACAAGGAGATGAACGGCGCCGGCTTCGACGGCCACGCCACCGCTCCCGACGAGACCCACGTCGTGGTCACCTTCGACCGCCCTTCCTTCGTACGCGGCCCGCAGGTCCTCGGCCGGATCTACATCGTGCCGGAGCACAAATGGAAGGACATCGACAACCCGGCGACCGACACGCTCAGCAGTCCGGTCGGCACCGGCCCGTACACGCTGGCCGAGTTCAAGCCGCAGGCGTTCACCTATGCTGCGAACCCGAACTACTGGGGTGGTGCACCCGCGGTCAAGAAGGTCCGCTTCCTGGCACTGTCGGGCAACCAGTCCGGCGAGCAGGCGCTGCGGGCCCGGCAGGTCGACTGGCAGTCGGCACCGGTACCGGACGTCAAGAACATCGAGAAGAACTACCCCGGGTACAAGGCGCTGATCACCCCACTCAATCAGATGGTGCTCGCCACCTGTAGCAACCCGGCCCTGGGTTGCGCCGGGCCGCAGACCGATCCGGCGGTGCGGCAGGCGATCTACCACGGCCTTCACCGAACCCAGACCAACACGCTGGCCTTCGAGGGCACCTCCAGCGAGATCTCGCCGGGTTTCGGACTGCTCGCCCGGGACAACGCCGTGATCTCGAGCCGGCTGCGGAACCGGGTCGCGCCGATGCAGCCGGACACGGCCCGGGCGCGGCAGCTGTTGGAGGATGCCGGCTACCGCAGGAACGGCGACGGCGTCTACGCCAAGGGCGGCAGTCAGCTTTCGCTCACGGTGAAGACCGTCGCCGGCTGGGCGGACTACATCACCGCGCTGAGCACGATGGCGCAGCAGCTCAAACAGGTCGGCATCAAGCTCACCGTCGAGCAGTTGTCCTGGAACGAGTGGACCTCCCAGCGGCAGAGCGGCCGGTTCCAACTGATCATGGACTCGTTGAACCAGGGCCCCGCGCCGGACCCCTACTACCTGTACAGCTACTTCTTCGGCACGCAGGGCACGGCCAAGGTGGGCGGCAAGGCCAGCACGAACTGGAGCCGCTTCTCCGATCCGCAGGTGGACCGGGCGCTCGCCGCGCTGACCACGCTCGACCCGAAGAACACGGCTGCGCGGCAGGGCCATCTCGACACCGTCCAGACCCGGGTCGAGGAGTCGATGGCGTACATCCCGGTGCTGACCCAGGGCACGGTGACCGAGTACCACGCCGCGAAGTTCACCGGCTGGCCGACCGGGGACGCCCCGTACGCCATGCCGGCGGTCTGGCAGTCGCCGGACAACGCGGAGGTCATGAAGCGGCTCAAGCCCGTGGGCAGCTGA
- a CDS encoding ABC transporter ATP-binding protein, producing MSTTLRVRDLVKDFSVRDGLRRSRLRAVDHVSFTIAPGRTLGLVGESGSGKSTIARIIARLEKPTAGQVLLHGPQGTPISAAAHRDHVQMVFQDPFASLNPYHTVEHHLARPLRLHRRARGRAETWRQVLELLDRVTLPAHEVVHRRPHELSGGQRQRVAIARALAPGAKVIVADEPVSMLDVSIRLEILRLLARLQREEGLAVLYITHDLATARHFSDDVLVLYRGRVVERGPADEVILRPRHPYTRLLAAASPDPQRRHRPAEVDPGTALTPADVAASYDHYTDRWEDQRPVDR from the coding sequence GTGAGCACCACGTTGCGGGTGCGGGACCTGGTCAAGGACTTTTCCGTTCGCGACGGGCTGCGCCGATCCCGGCTACGGGCGGTCGACCACGTCTCGTTCACCATCGCGCCCGGTCGCACTCTCGGGCTGGTCGGCGAGTCGGGCTCCGGCAAGAGCACCATCGCCCGCATCATCGCCCGGCTGGAGAAGCCGACGGCGGGCCAGGTCCTGCTCCACGGCCCGCAGGGCACACCGATATCGGCCGCCGCCCACCGCGACCACGTCCAGATGGTGTTCCAGGACCCGTTCGCCTCGCTGAACCCCTACCACACAGTGGAGCATCATCTCGCCCGGCCACTGCGGCTGCACCGCCGAGCCCGGGGCCGGGCGGAGACCTGGCGGCAGGTGCTGGAACTGCTCGACCGGGTGACCCTGCCCGCTCACGAGGTGGTGCACCGACGCCCACACGAGCTCTCCGGCGGGCAGCGCCAGCGGGTCGCCATCGCCCGGGCGCTCGCCCCCGGCGCGAAGGTCATCGTCGCCGACGAGCCCGTGTCGATGCTCGACGTCTCCATCCGGTTGGAGATCCTCAGGCTGCTGGCCCGCCTGCAGCGCGAGGAGGGTCTCGCGGTCCTGTACATCACCCATGACCTGGCCACCGCCCGGCACTTCTCCGACGACGTCCTGGTGCTGTACCGGGGACGGGTGGTGGAACGCGGTCCCGCCGACGAGGTGATCCTGCGTCCCCGGCACCCCTACACCCGGTTGCTGGCCGCGGCCTCACCCGACCCGCAGCGCCGGCACCGGCCAGCGGAGGTCGACCCCGGCACCGCCCTCACCCCCGCCGACGTGGCCGCCAGCTACGACCACTACACCGATCGATGGGAGGATCAGCGGCCAGTTGACCGATGA
- a CDS encoding ROK family transcriptional regulator — MVPSPTGAGRPRTRGTVLNHIRSARTVSRIELAATSGLTPATITGVVRELMDHGLVVEVGRGASTGGKPPTLLQVNPDARYAVGILFERNTCVIVVVDLTGQQVARTSFPSTALMPPQQALSLVAARVDALLGTAAVDRDRVLGVGLATYGPQDRQAGVLLTHQPTDEWFGYPVGPFLSGLLGLPVLLDNDAVAAAIGEHWLGAVAERAFGCVYMASGIGGGVVVDGEVYRGSSSNGVAIGHITIDIDGDPCDCGNHGCLGNYADPSALVKQAMEASGLGQRLGLDPDDPDVMTGFRRIATAAGAGDPTARRLIERSARYIGTAATTMTNLFDLDVIVLAGPSLAVARTIYHSVIEAEVRRRTFARRAHPVRVVMSVSGSDAAAIGGAVLVLQSELAFLDLDRPAVTGSVPATARSQPT; from the coding sequence ATGGTGCCCAGCCCCACCGGGGCCGGCAGGCCGAGGACGCGCGGGACCGTGCTCAACCACATCCGGTCGGCGCGCACCGTCAGCCGGATCGAGCTGGCCGCGACCTCCGGGCTCACGCCCGCCACCATCACCGGTGTCGTGCGGGAGCTGATGGACCACGGACTCGTGGTCGAGGTGGGGCGCGGCGCCTCCACCGGCGGCAAGCCGCCGACGCTGCTACAGGTCAACCCGGATGCCCGGTACGCCGTGGGAATCCTGTTCGAGCGCAACACCTGTGTCATCGTCGTCGTCGACCTGACCGGTCAGCAGGTCGCCCGGACGTCGTTTCCCAGCACCGCGCTGATGCCGCCGCAGCAGGCGCTGTCACTGGTCGCCGCGCGGGTGGACGCGCTGCTCGGTACGGCGGCGGTCGACCGGGACCGGGTGCTCGGGGTGGGCCTGGCGACCTATGGTCCGCAGGACCGGCAGGCGGGCGTGCTGCTCACCCACCAGCCCACGGACGAGTGGTTCGGCTACCCGGTCGGGCCGTTCCTGTCCGGGCTCCTCGGTCTGCCGGTGCTGCTCGACAATGATGCCGTCGCCGCGGCGATCGGCGAGCACTGGCTGGGGGCGGTGGCGGAGCGGGCGTTCGGATGCGTCTACATGGCCAGCGGGATCGGCGGCGGTGTCGTCGTCGACGGCGAGGTGTACCGGGGCAGCTCCTCCAACGGCGTCGCGATCGGCCACATCACCATCGACATCGACGGCGACCCCTGCGACTGTGGCAACCACGGCTGCCTCGGCAACTACGCCGACCCGTCGGCGCTGGTCAAGCAGGCGATGGAGGCCTCCGGGCTGGGTCAACGCCTGGGGCTCGACCCGGACGACCCCGACGTCATGACCGGGTTCCGCCGCATCGCGACCGCCGCCGGCGCCGGTGACCCGACCGCCCGCCGCCTGATCGAACGATCCGCGCGCTACATCGGTACCGCCGCCACCACCATGACCAACCTCTTCGACCTCGACGTGATCGTGCTCGCCGGACCGAGCCTGGCCGTGGCCCGCACGATCTACCACTCGGTGATCGAGGCGGAGGTGCGGCGGCGCACCTTTGCCCGGCGGGCACACCCGGTCCGGGTGGTGATGTCGGTGAGCGGGTCGGACGCCGCGGCGATCGGGGGCGCGGTGCTGGTACTGCAGAGCGAGCTGGCCTTCCTGGACCTGGACAGGCCGGCGGTGACCGGATCGGTGCCGGCGACGGCCCGGTCGCAACCGACGTGA
- a CDS encoding dipeptide/oligopeptide/nickel ABC transporter permease/ATP-binding protein encodes MTNLNPDLVVARPRVFWRDLVPRRSPKLLVGGGLILAITGWALLGPLVVGDPEAISDIGLTGPSAAYPLGTTQTGQDVLAQLAYATRGSLYIGVLVGVLATVLSALFGIVGSYLGGLVDEAFSLLSNVMLVIPGLPLVIVISAFVPASARGAWTIAVVLAVTGWAGSARVLRAQTLSLRNRDYVLASRLGGERPWRVVAVEILPNLLPLLASQLVFAMIAAILSEAGLSFLGLGASNSATLGTMLNYAQNGFALQRGAWWWFVPPGLVIALFGCGLALVNFSLDEIINPRLRNIPRRRQPVDRPVAPLPVPRPDADTVLSVRDLSVTYQVERPVRAVRDVSFTLGRGEILGLAGESGCGKTTLAYAVSRLLRPPAEITAGAVTLHDRSGRDTDVLALAEGQLRASRWAELSMVFQGAMNALNPVMTIRAQLADVLTTHRPRLSRRERYARCREALTLVGVDLRWLRAYPHELSGGMRQRVMIAMALLLEPQIVVLDEPTTALDVVVQREILREVRRLRDELRFAVLFITHDLPLLLEVSDRIAIMRDGRIVEHATAEQISTRPSHPYTRHLLDSFPSLTGERGELIRPGEPAARSEGEPTSPGGAR; translated from the coding sequence GTGACGAACCTCAACCCCGACCTCGTGGTCGCCCGGCCGCGGGTCTTCTGGCGGGACCTGGTACCCCGCCGGTCACCGAAGCTGCTCGTCGGCGGTGGTCTCATCCTCGCGATCACCGGATGGGCCCTGCTCGGTCCGCTCGTCGTCGGCGACCCGGAGGCGATCAGCGACATCGGCCTGACCGGGCCCAGCGCGGCGTACCCGCTCGGCACCACCCAGACCGGTCAGGACGTGCTGGCGCAACTCGCGTACGCCACCCGCGGGTCGCTGTACATCGGCGTCCTGGTCGGCGTCCTGGCCACCGTCCTGTCGGCGCTGTTCGGCATCGTCGGCAGCTACCTCGGCGGCCTGGTGGACGAGGCATTCTCGCTGCTGTCGAACGTGATGCTGGTGATCCCCGGCCTTCCCCTGGTGATCGTGATCTCCGCGTTCGTGCCCGCGTCCGCCCGTGGCGCGTGGACCATCGCGGTGGTGCTGGCCGTCACCGGGTGGGCCGGGTCGGCGCGGGTGTTGCGGGCCCAGACCCTGTCCCTGCGCAACCGCGACTACGTGCTCGCCTCGCGGCTCGGCGGCGAGCGGCCGTGGCGGGTCGTCGCGGTGGAGATACTGCCCAACCTGTTGCCGTTGCTCGCCTCCCAGTTGGTCTTCGCCATGATCGCGGCGATCCTGAGCGAGGCCGGGCTCTCCTTCCTCGGCCTCGGCGCGTCCAACTCGGCGACCCTCGGCACCATGCTGAACTACGCCCAGAACGGGTTCGCGCTCCAGCGCGGTGCCTGGTGGTGGTTCGTCCCGCCCGGTCTGGTCATCGCGCTGTTCGGCTGCGGCCTGGCACTGGTGAACTTCAGCCTCGACGAGATCATCAATCCACGGCTGCGGAACATCCCCCGTCGACGCCAGCCGGTGGATCGGCCGGTGGCGCCCCTGCCCGTTCCGCGCCCCGACGCCGACACCGTGCTGTCGGTGCGGGACCTGTCGGTGACGTACCAGGTCGAACGCCCGGTGCGCGCCGTGCGCGACGTCTCGTTCACGCTGGGCCGGGGCGAGATCCTCGGACTGGCCGGCGAGTCCGGCTGCGGCAAGACCACCCTCGCGTACGCGGTCAGCCGGTTGCTCCGCCCACCGGCGGAGATCACGGCCGGCGCGGTGACCCTGCACGACCGGTCCGGGCGGGACACCGATGTGCTGGCCCTGGCCGAGGGGCAGCTACGGGCCAGCCGGTGGGCCGAACTGTCCATGGTGTTCCAGGGCGCCATGAACGCGCTGAATCCCGTCATGACGATCCGGGCCCAGCTGGCGGACGTGCTCACCACCCACCGACCACGGCTGTCCCGCCGGGAGCGGTACGCCCGTTGCCGCGAGGCGCTGACACTGGTCGGGGTGGACCTGCGGTGGCTGCGGGCGTACCCGCACGAGCTGTCCGGTGGCATGCGACAGCGGGTGATGATCGCCATGGCGCTGCTGCTGGAGCCCCAGATCGTCGTCCTGGACGAGCCGACCACCGCCCTGGACGTGGTGGTGCAGCGGGAGATCCTCCGCGAGGTCCGACGGCTCCGCGACGAGCTGCGTTTCGCCGTCCTGTTCATCACCCACGACCTGCCGTTGCTGCTGGAGGTGAGCGACCGGATCGCGATCATGCGGGACGGCCGGATCGTCGAGCACGCCACGGCCGAGCAGATCTCGACCCGGCCGAGCCACCCGTACACCCGGCACCTGCTCGATTCCTTTCCCAGCCTGACCGGTGAGCGGGGCGAGCTGATCCGTCCCGGGGAGCCGGCGGCCCGGTCGGAGGGCGAACCGACGTCGCCGGGGGGTGCGCGGTGA